The following are from one region of the Stigmatella ashevillena genome:
- a CDS encoding class I SAM-dependent methyltransferase has protein sequence MEDVERQRNEAFWQQTVAFWRRYDEMEARLTRPVSERMLDLARVSPGMRLLDVACGRGEPALPAARRVGPHGWVLAVDLVEGMLQIARERASREGLKNIEFRAADAESFQAGETLFDAATLRWGLMFMPTPERALESIHRALKPGGALVIASWAEAARVPFASLPRRILERYRDVPLPNSDGRPGVFRHADGATLDTVLQENGFSVEASEEMEVPVVEATEGSAIVAWIRAMGGAFVNLVDEMPQHQQHAWEKALATEVEKYRVGEHIVLGGITRLTLARSSGRKPGG, from the coding sequence ATGGAGGATGTCGAACGTCAGCGGAATGAGGCGTTTTGGCAGCAGACGGTCGCCTTCTGGCGCCGGTACGATGAGATGGAAGCACGGCTCACCCGTCCCGTCAGCGAGCGCATGCTCGACCTGGCACGTGTCTCTCCCGGAATGCGCCTCCTGGACGTTGCCTGTGGACGGGGCGAGCCCGCGCTGCCTGCGGCCCGCAGGGTGGGGCCACACGGATGGGTCCTGGCCGTCGATCTCGTGGAAGGGATGCTTCAAATCGCCCGGGAACGGGCGAGCCGGGAAGGCCTGAAGAATATCGAGTTCCGGGCCGCCGACGCGGAATCGTTCCAGGCCGGAGAGACGCTTTTCGACGCGGCGACCTTGCGCTGGGGATTGATGTTCATGCCCACTCCCGAGCGGGCCCTCGAGTCCATCCACCGCGCGCTCAAGCCCGGGGGCGCCCTCGTCATCGCCTCGTGGGCGGAAGCGGCGCGAGTCCCTTTCGCCTCTCTCCCCCGCCGGATCCTCGAGCGATACCGGGATGTGCCGCTCCCAAACTCCGACGGACGGCCTGGGGTTTTCCGTCACGCGGACGGCGCCACCCTGGACACCGTTCTCCAGGAGAATGGCTTTTCCGTCGAGGCCTCGGAGGAGATGGAGGTCCCCGTGGTGGAAGCCACGGAGGGAAGCGCCATCGTGGCCTGGATTCGAGCGATGGGCGGGGCCTTCGTGAACCTCGTGGACGAAATGCCACAGCACCAGCAGCACGCCTGGGAAAAGGCCCTCGCGACCGAGGTGGAGAAGTACCGCGTCGGAGAGCACATTGTGTTGGGAGGAATCACAAGACTCACCCTCGCGCGAAGCTCCGGACGGAAGCCCGGCGGATAA
- a CDS encoding endonuclease/exonuclease/phosphatase family protein, protein MSHRPTSLMKRFGAFAGASLTVMAASGAAMASVQSADAPKASATANEQLRVVTANLAFRGPDAVRNDWNTIGPEADIVFVQEAKNVRLRDILGDAWAVRQDTSSEDRQGSAVVIRKSAVKSVGDLQLVKGTDASDCNSPEGGIMTRWIARVDVQLNNNRWLRATSLHMPPARCQNGLGSPYAVMADNVVAFAKRSEPLLVLGADWNKVVDSDPNEIGSRTSLKPRGPDTGSRIDGFYVSPAINTADLHPLPQTGSDHRPVKMTIGVPAP, encoded by the coding sequence ATGAGTCACCGTCCCACGTCATTGATGAAACGCTTCGGAGCATTCGCGGGTGCATCCCTCACCGTGATGGCGGCCTCCGGTGCGGCGATGGCCAGCGTTCAATCGGCGGACGCCCCGAAAGCCTCCGCCACGGCCAACGAACAGCTGCGCGTGGTGACGGCCAACCTTGCCTTCCGCGGTCCCGATGCGGTCCGCAACGACTGGAACACGATCGGCCCCGAAGCCGACATCGTGTTCGTTCAGGAGGCCAAGAACGTCCGGCTGCGCGACATCCTCGGTGACGCCTGGGCTGTTCGCCAGGACACGTCCTCCGAGGACCGGCAGGGCAGCGCCGTGGTGATCCGCAAGTCGGCGGTCAAGAGCGTGGGGGATCTTCAACTGGTGAAGGGCACGGATGCCAGCGACTGCAACTCCCCGGAGGGAGGCATCATGACCCGGTGGATCGCCCGGGTCGATGTCCAGCTGAACAACAACCGATGGCTCCGCGCCACATCGCTGCACATGCCCCCCGCGCGCTGCCAGAACGGCCTCGGTAGTCCCTATGCCGTCATGGCGGACAATGTCGTGGCCTTCGCGAAGCGCAGTGAGCCCCTCCTGGTCCTCGGCGCGGACTGGAACAAAGTGGTCGACAGCGATCCGAATGAGATCGGCTCCCGCACCAGCCTGAAGCCGCGTGGACCCGACACAGGCTCGCGCATCGACGGCTTCTACGTATCGCCCGCGATCAACACGGCCGACCTGCACCCCCTGCCTCAGACGGGCAGCGACCACCGTCCAGTGAAGATGACCATCGGAGTGCCCGCGCCATAG